Within Metabacillus sp. KUDC1714, the genomic segment ATAACAGGAAGCATTCGATATAATAATGACTCCATTGTTGTCGTAGCGGATAGATAATAACTAGTAAAAAGGAGAACTGCAGCTCCGAACGACAAGAAGGAAGAAACCTTCAAATCCTTTTTTGGTTTTTGTCCTGCTTGAAATAAATCGATTAACTTATTTGTCCCAACAAGAATCGTTGTAAAGAGAGAGATGCACAGAAATAGCAACAAAAAAGCGACTATTGTTAAGATTAATGCTTGATAGGATAAATGAAAGGAAAGTGACTTAATATTTAGCATCACAGAACTGATCATTAAAAACAGTTTACCGATTATTAATCCTGAGCCGATTCCTACTATAACTGCCCCTATACCAATCAGCATGTTTTCTAAAAATACGAGCCAATTAAGTTGCCTTCTAGTCATTCCATGCATCATTAAAATTCCAAATTCACGTTTTCTCGTTTTTAAAAAGGTCCCCACGGAATAAAAGACAAAAAAGAAGGAAAAAAAGTACATTATTAATTCAGCTGCTGTCATCAATTGAACAGCAACAGAATTGGTAACCCCTTTTTGGATATCAGGATGAAAAATAAAGAGTGCATAGACAAAAAAGATCATAACAGAGAAAGCACTACTTAAAAAATAGGCAGCATATGTACGTTTATTTCGAATGACATTTCTATAAGCGAATTGTGGAAAGGTCATGACTATTTCCCCCTAACAAAGAAAGCATATCAATAATTTTTTGATAGAAGGTTTGTCTATTCTCACCACAATAAATTTCGTTATAAAGTTTTCCGTCTTTTATAAAAATTACTCGATTGCAATAACTCGCTGCCACTGGATCATGTGTAACCATTAAGGTTGTTGCACCTTCCTCTTTATTAAGGGAAGATAATGTATCCATTACATCTTTAGATGCTTTTGAATCCAAATTACCCGTTGGTTCATCTGCTAAGATAAGCGACGGTTCGTGAATAATAGCCCGTGCGATCGCCGTTCGTTGCATTTGCCCTCCGGAAATTTCATACGTTCGTTTTCCTAGAATTTGTTCGATCCCTAATTTCTTAGCTAAATAGGTAACCTTTTTATCCATCTCTTCAACCTGTTCACCATCTAATGTAAGTGGTAAAACAATATTTTCTTCAACTGTTAAAGTATCTAACAAATTATAATGCTGAAAAACAAAGCCAAGTTCATGCCTTCTAAATAAAGCTGTATCCTTACGATTCAGGTGATGCGGATTTTTACCATTGATTAAAATTTCACCAGATGTTGGCTGGTCAATCGTTGCAATTAAATTTAGTAAGGTCGTTTTACCACTCCCTGATGGACCCATAATCCCAACAAATTCTTCTTTTTCAATCGAGAAACTAATATTATCTAAAGCAGTCTGCGCAATTTTACCTTCATATATTTTCGTTAAATGGCGTACTTGTAATATCGACAACCCTTTCACTCCTTGTTAATTCTACCTCATATATTATCTAGAATGGAATGACTCTACCATGTCGTTATATTACAGTTAGCTTACAATATTGTAAGAAAAGCGAAAGCGCCTTGGTCAGCGGCGAGAAACAAGAGCACCCCGTATGAGATAAAGCGAGACTTTCATCAGTGGGTTATCTGATGGATAGCGAGACTTATCGGACAATTACGGGCAGTTATATCATTTACTGCCCGTTAATGTGCGGCAAAGGAAACACGAAGAGCGTTAGCGATTCGATGTTGACTTATCGTAAGGAGGGGTGTGAAGTTCAGTAGGCGCTAGGCGCTGGAGCTGGACAAGTCGAAAAGCGAAAGCGCCTTGGTCAGCGGTAAAATACTTACCATTAAAACTCTAAAAACTTATCATTCTAGAACACTATCCGCACAATCGTACCTGAATTCACATCTGATTCTATTTCTACTCGATGACCTAATTTATCACAAATTTGTTTTACAAGATAAAGTCCCATTCCTGTAGACTCTTGAAAATCTCGACCATTTTCTCCAGTAAAGTATGGATCGAATACACGTGGTAGGTCACTTTTTGGGATACCAACCCCTTGGTCGATCACCTCTAAAACAGTTTTATTTTCATTCCGACTACCTCGAAACACAATTTTCTTCCCTTTTTCTACTGTATACCTAACAGAATTGGTCATAAGTTGTGAAACAACAAAAGAGAGCCATTTTTCATCTGAAACAACTTTTATTGAAGGATCGATAGCAAGTTCAGGGTAGACTCTATTGCGAATAAATAGACGTTTTTGACTAGAAGTTAATTTCCGAACTAATTCTTTTAACTGAATGGTCTCCACATGAAAATCTCTTTCAAACATATCTAGTCTTGAACTAAACAAGACCATCTCTAGCCCCTTTTTTAGACGATCAAGCTCCTCATCAATCGATTCCAAAAGCTCATCCTCTAAATCTTGAATACTTAAATGAATAACAGAAATGGGTGTTTTCATTTGATGAACCCATTGATTAATAAATTGGATATGATGATCGAGTTTATGTTTGTATGTATATAGCTCTTGTTTATAATTTTGCATTTGTTGTTTTTGAAATCGATCCAAGCTTTCGGGTAATGGAGCTGATTGTAATTCGATATTTACATCACTAAGTGAAGAAGGCGGTGTTGATAGCCTTTTATAAAAAGACCGATTCGTTACATAACGAAGGAATAGGTATCCGATAAATATACATGTACTTAGAAAACAAGCGTATACCATTGTTGCCCAATGATCAAAACCATCTAGCAAAAAAAGAAGGAGAACAACCAAAAGTTGAATAAAATAAAAGAAGGTTAATGGTAGATGATCACGAATAAACAGTTTCATGATTCTATACTCCAATTCGCCTTCAATTGATACCCTTTTCCTCTAACAGTTTGCAATGCATCATTAATATGACACTGTGCCAGCTTCTTACGCACTCTTGTTATGTAAACATTTAACGTATTGTCATCGACAAAGGCTTGTTCATCCCATATTTTTTCTAGCAAACGGTCACGACTAACTACCCGATCTGCTTTCTTCATTAACTCTTCTAATATTCTTGCCTCAGTATGACTCAACTCGATCTTTTGTTGCCCAAGCCGTAATTCAAGCCTTTCTACGTCCAAAATCAAACCATTAACATTTACATTCCAGCCATTTTGATTTGTTGCATATGAACCATATGCTCTTCTTAAAAGGCTTTTTATTTTTGCAAGAACAATTTCATAATCAAATGGTTTTGTAATATAATCATCTGCCCCATTCTCCAACGCCATCACTTGATCCATTTTAGCGTCTCTAGCAGATACAAATAAAATTGGGCATGTCGATATTTTCCTTATTTGCCTACACCAGTAATACCCATCATATTTCGGTAAATTAACATCGAGTAAAACAAGATGTGGTTCAATCTGTTCAAATTGTGGTAAAACTGTATCAAAGTTTTTAACTGAGTAAGTTTCGTATTCATATTTAGTTAGAAAGTCTTCTAGCAGTGAAACTAGCTTTCCATCATCTTCCACTATAAAAATTTTGAACATGATGATATCTCCTCTACCTTTTGTTATTAGTATGTATTTATTTCCCCAGTGTAAGTATAACTTCAATAGGAAGATGATGGAATTATTTAATGTTAAGACTTTCGAAAAATGAAATAGAACACTACAGTAGATTAATATTGCAACGGAGATTAATTTCACTATATGCCAGTGAAGTTAACATCTATATCAAAAAAGAACCAGTATCTATTGAATACTGATTCTTGTTTTACGGGGAGTGAAATAGGGTGATGATCAAATTCAAACCTACATTTAGTATATACCGATTTTGAATAATTCATATCGTTTAAACTTTAAACATTGTTTTTTCAAAGCTTTAAAATATTCTTACTTAGAATGACGAGTATCTACTTTTTCCTGTTCTTCTGACATTAAATCTTTTGCTGAATTTTTAAATTCTCTTAATGTATTTCCAAATGCACGACCAATTTCAGGTAGCTTAGATGGCCCAAATATGATAAGAGCAAGAATTAAAAGTAAAATGAGACCGGGTACGCCAATATTTTGTAGCAAGTTGTTACCTCCAAAAATATGTTTTTTCTACTGGTAAACTTGAAAAATGCTATTTATTCTTCTAGTTGTTATCCTTTTATTTTTTCCTTTTCATTAATTAATGGTAGAGGATCGATGCTTTGATCATTCGCAGTTAAATCAATTCCATAATCCTTTGCGAATACCATATGCGTATCAACTAGCACGCCCTCTTTATTTTCATCTAAATTGAACACTCTTGCTCCGCGAAGTCTATTTCTTTCAGCACCAGATAGCCCGTAAGTACCAAATCCCGTATTACCCGCATATCCAAGCATGATTCCATAATAGTTACCACAATATGTGTTTATATGATCATGGCCACAGAAAACCCCTTTAACGTCACCTCTATCTAACATTGCTGAAAACAAGCCACTATTCACCGGACCAGGACATTCGTCTTCATTTCTTTCTCCGACAATATTATGCCTTTTCATTGCAAGATCATGGCTAGCAGATGTTCTGCTATCAACACTTCCATACCACATAAATCGATGTTCCCATAATGGAATATGAATAAACACAAGTGATGGTACTTTATAGCCGTATTGCTTTTCAATTCCTTTAGATTTCTCATAGTACCAATTTATTTGATTAAAACGAAGCCAGTCCCATGTAGGGTATCCCTTAAAATCTTGCCCAGCTATTTGCGATGGGGCATATCTGCCACTATCAAGAAGCCACAGGTTGAACGCAGCATTTTTGCCTTTTGACTGTCTAATGAGGAGGTTCATATTTCCAGTTCCAGTAATGCCTTTTTCACCAGGTTCGTTCATATTATATTTGTAACTCATGTAAAATTTCAGCATATCCTCTTCATACATACCACTTTTTGATGAAGAATCTTCATCATGATTTCCAAACGTAACTGCCCATTTAATTTTTCTTTCTTCCATTGGCTGAGCCACATTGTTAAGAGCTTGTTTCATCTCTAATTCCGTATCACAGCCCCCTGTTATACAATCGCCATTAATTACAACAAAATCCGGCTTCTCTGAATCAAGAACTTTCTCCATTAGCTCAATTGTTCTTCGATCAATTCGTTCGTCATCTTGAGTATCATTGAATTGGACGACTTTAAACTTTCCATTCGAATTAAATTGAAGTTTCGTATGCTCTTGGCCCTTTGCCTGTACAGTATTGGTCAGTAAATCACCTGGTAATCCTGTTGTCGCAAGTGTTAAGGCAAGTGTACTCATTCCGCCAATTTTCAAAAAGCTCCTTCTGTCTAACCCTTTGGTATGATCCATGTTACTCATTCCTACCTACCTCCATTTTCTTAATTAATCGGACCCAGTAATCGAAAAATGAAAAAATTTAAGAATTCTTTTTCACACGCCCAACCAAGACCAGCTAAAAATACTTAATAAAATAAACTGTCTCTTAGCGTGCTCTTCTTCTACATAGTAGGATAAAAATATTAATAGATTATTAATCATGCTAGAAAGGTAAGTTAAAAAAACACAGAAAAGACAAAAAACAAAAAAAACACAGAAAGCGACATTCATCCCCTTTCTAATAGAAAACTCTCAAGTTTTTCTAGTAGAAAAGATAGATAAAATAGATGTTTATTTGTTTTGCTTCAACTGTCATTTTTGTTTAATTTACAAAAGTTAATATATTCGTAGTCTTTTTTTTATATTCAGTTTTTATAATGGATTAAAACAAAACAAATCAAAAAATCATAAAATGCTCTGGAGGAATAATGAATACATCGTATATGACTGAAAGACAAAAAATAATAATAAGAGAACTCGAGATAAAAAATAAAATTAGTGTCGTAGACTTAGCATTAAAGTTAAACGTAACACCTGAAACGATACGAAAGGATTTAAGCACACTTGAAGCGAAAAGGAAATTACGGAGAATTCATGGTGGTGCAATCCAATACTTTGGATTAATTAAGGAACCTCATTTCAATAAAAAAGTCGGAATTTCTCACAATCAAAAAAAATTGATTGGTGAAGCTGCCGCAACGTTCATTATGGATGGAGAAACCGTCGTACTAGATGTAGGGTCAACAACCTTACATATTGCTAGTTCAATTAAGAATGTTCAAAATGCCACGATAGTGACCAACTCTTTAGCTGCCGCGGAAATTTTAAATAATCGCTTAGAAAACCGCTTATTTGATGGAAAGGTCATTGTCCTTGGGGGCACAACCAATCCACTGCAACGTTCAATTAGTGGCTCGTTAACAAATATGTTGTTAGAGAATTTTTATTTTGATAAAGCCTTTATATCATGTGGAGGAGTAAACAAAGATGGAATCTGCGATTTCAATATTGATGAAGCTGCTGCATCTTCAATCATGATTAAAAAAGCAAGCCAAGTTTTTGTTGTAGCCGATTCCTCAAAAATGAATCAGAGAGCACTTTTTCAAATCGGTTCATTTTCATCTATCGATTATGTCATAACTGATTCAGAAATGCCCAACGATTGGTCGAAAGATGCAATGGTTAGGGGGCTGAATTGGGTAAATGTAGGTGATTCGCAATGAAAATAGATTACCATGTTCATCTTGAGGAAGGCCCCTATTCATTTCGATGGTTAGAGAAAACATATCATAATCTATTAACTGGACAACCAATATCAGAATTAAAACATTCGAAACAATGGCTTAGCGAATCCTTGCTTTTGTTATCAGAAAGAATGGCAAAAGGTGCATATGATCCAAGTTGGCTCGACCTCTATCTAGAGAATGCGAAAAAGAAAGGATTAAAAGAGGTAGGAATTGTCGATCACCTATATCGCTTTACAGAAAGCAGGAACTACTTCAAAAAACATATCTTGCTTGACGACAGTCGCCTAGGGTCTTTACAAAAGCAATGGCTCGATCTCGTAATGACAGAAAGTATGGGTGATTTTGTAAAAGCAATAACAGCTAGTAAAGAAAAATGGGAAAAGCAAGGCATCAAATTAAAAATAGGACTGGAAGCTGATTATTTTGAAGCTGGAGAGGATGAATTAACAGAAATACTTGGTAAACATGAATGGGATTTTATCCATGGGTCCGTTCATTTTGTTCGCGGATGGGGATTTGATAATCCTCAAACGAAGGATGAATTTAAAAAATATGATTTATATGAGTTATACAAGGAATTCTTTCAAACTATAGAAAATGCCACAAGGAGCGGCTTGTTTGATTTTATCTCCCATTTGGATAATTTAAAGGTTTTCGGATATCGTCCAAATGAATCTGAACTAATACCTCTATATAAAAAGGTCGTAAAGGCTTTGAAGCAAATGAATGTAGCTACAGAGATTAATGCTGGTTTATATTACAGGTTCCCAGTAAAGGAAATATGTCCAAATGAAACATTTTTAGATTTGCTGATTGAGGAAAACATTCCCTTGCTCATTTCTTCTGATGCTCATTTCCCTGAAGATATCGGTGCTTTCGTACACGAAAATATTGAGATGCTGCAGCAAAAGGGAGTCAAGGAAATTGCTACTTTTGAAAAGAGAAATCGAGTAATGAAGCCTTTGTCATTGTAAAAGCATTCTGGATTGAAGGAACCTAGACCCCTTGTGTCCCTTCAATCCTTTTATATTTTATCCACCATTTCAAAGACTCTGTATTAGTTAATTAAGGACTCACCGTATTCGGTAAGTCCTTTAGAAAGTATCGATTATATTGATTTTTGTTTTAATGGAACGGCATGTGTAGATTTTTCTCTTCCCCATACGACCGATAAAGCTAGACCCAATAATCCGATTGCTCCAGCAAGATAAAATACAGTAGCAAAATTGATATTCTGACTAACCGCCCCTGCTGCAAACGGCCCAACAAAAATCCCAATTGCATAGATGGCTTGAAACAATCCCATAGCTGTAGCTCGTTTGTTTAAAGGGATCGTTTGAATTGCCATCCCCATTAGGAGAGGGATCGTCATTCCTTGAGCATAGCCATTTAACATTTGTGTTACATATAATATCTCAAGATTCGTAATAAATGGGATGACAGCTGAAAATAGAAATGTCCCTAAAAATCCTACTAGTAAAATAGACCATTTATTAAAGCGATTTAATAAATATCTCCCTGTAATTATAGGCGCAACAGCATGTGGGATCATAAAGCTAAAAACAAGTACGATTAAACTGTCCTTTGTCGCCCCAATATTTAAAGCATATGTAGGTGTGAACCCAAACATTGTTATAAATAACACTCCATTAGCTAATGCAGATAATAAAGCGACCTTTATGACTAAAGGCTCCTTTATCACATCACGTAATTCTTTGAATTCAATTTTTTGATTGCTTGTTTGATTCCCCACTTCTCTTACCCAAAACGACATAACAATACCGATACAACCTAAAATACCGCCTAACCAAAAGGGTGTCTTCCATCCCCATTCACTTACAAGATACCCGCTCAACCCCATACTTATTAACTGGGAAGCCACTGTAACAAACTGAATATTCCCCATTGCTTTCGTCGTTTCTTCAGCTCTAAAGTAGCTTGCATATAAAACTGTAAAAGCAACCCACATTGAAGCAGTAACTCCAGATATCACTCGAGAAGCAAATGCAAAGCTTAAGCTCTCAGTCAACGCAAACCCAAAACAGCTAATCACACCGGTAACAAGCCCTACAATGATAAAAGGCTTACGAATTTGCATTTTATCAGAGATGATTCCAAGCGGAAACCTTAATAAAATCTGCATAATTCCATAGCTACCTGCAATAAATCCAATTAAAGTATAGGCTCCGCCAAGATAATCTAGATATTCAACAAAAATAGGAACATAAATATATAACGAAAACCAATAGATAAACGTAATAACGACGAAAAAAAGATGATAGTATAATGAGATTTTTTGAGTAGAATGGTTAGTGTTCAAGTTTTGTCCTCCTGTTCTAAAAAACATGACTAGTATTTACTTCTATAATATTAAGCCTTTTTCCTCTTATTGCTCATTAACACAAAACGGACTCACCGTATTGGTAAGTCCGTATTCTTTATCATTATGACTAAAGAAAAATAGAAATGTATCTACTTAGGTTGGTCTTATTAGAAATTGGTAATTCACCAGAAAATCATGAAGCTTGTGAACCGATTTTGGATATTTATCTTCGATTTCGGGAATTTATCTTCGATTTTTCGCTTTTATCGACTATTAGACAAAAATCGACAAAAAAACTCATTTCTACACCGTATGATCAAAAGAATACAGAGGGATACTACAAATTGAACTGTATTTACGAGAGGTGGATATAATGTTAAGTCCCGAAAAAATAGCAATAATAAAATCAACAGTCCCTGTATTAGAAAAGCATGGAGTAGAGATTACAACACGTTTTTACCAATTACTTTTCGAAAGTCATCCAGAGCTTCTTAATGTTTTTAATCAAGCAAATCAAAAAAGGGGCAGACAACAAACAGCTTTAGCAAACGCTGTTTATGCAGCTGCTTCGCATATTGAAAATCTTGGAGAAATACTAGATGAGGTGAAATTAATTGCTCACAAGCATAGAAGCTTAGGCATCAAACCGGAACAATATCCGATCGTCGGTGAGAATTTATTAAAGGCAATCAAAGATGTTTTAGGAGATGCAGCTACAGATGAGATCATTGATGCCTGGAGTGATGCGTATAACATGATTGCCGATGCATTTATTGGAATTGAAGCAGATCTTTACCAACAAGCAAGCGAACAACCAGGTGGGTGGAAAGATTTCCGGAAATTTGTCGTTGATCGAAAAGTCGAAGAAAGTAGTGTCATTACATCCTTTTATTTAAAACCTAAAGATCAAAAGGAAATTGCTCAGTTTATACCAGGACAATACATAAGCGTGAAGGTTGAAGTGCCTGATGAAAAATATACCCAAATCCGTGAATACAGCCTATCTGATTCCCCAGGGAAAAATTATTATCGTATTAGCGTAAAGAGTGAAGATGAAATGAATAATAGTCCCGAAGGTGTTGTATCTAATTATTTACATAGCAAAATACAAGAAGGAGATACGATTGAAATTAGTGCACCAGCTGGGGTTTTCACTCTAGATACGAATACGAACCAACCAGTTGTGCTTATTAGTGGTGGTGTTGGTGTAACTCCATTAATGAGTATGTTAAATTCATTAGTTGACTCTCAATCGAGGAAAGATATTTATTTCATCCATTCTGCAATTAATAGTGAATACCACGCTTTTAAAGACCATGTAGAAAAGCTTTCATCCGAACATGACAATATCAAGTCTTTTGTATGCTATGAAAAGCCGACAGAAGACGATCAAAAAAATAAGAATTATGATAAAGAAGGATATCTTGATTTAAATTGGCTACATTCCATTCTTCCTTCAAATGAAGCAAGTTTTTATTTTTGTGGACCCATCCCATTTATGAAAGCAGTCTATGGAGCTTTAAAGCAATGGCAAGTATCAGAAGAGCATATTCATTATGAATTCTTTGGTCCTGCTGGAACATTAGAGGGAGATGGCGACTTTGAACCTGCACTTGATGATTAGAATCGTAAACTTAATCAAATATAAAAGGTGGACATCCAATACCGTTGTCCACCTTTTATCTATCCTTTATCACTTCAATATTTTATTCATTAAAAAATTCATCTGACTTAATAAGTGTTCTTTAATAGAAACATTTAGTTCCATTTCGTTAAGTGTTTCTTCCATCGTATCCAACCATATTTTAGCCCGTTCAGGAGATGTTTGAAATGGGTGTCTTTCAGTTACTTTTGATATATTAATAGCTTGATCTTTAGAAGAATCTGTATTAACCAGGCGAGCTATAAAGACTCTTTGTCTACTTTTAAGTAGATTAATGTCTACACCTCTCTCTGCAAACATTGAACTGAAGTAGGCATCTTTAGTAAGTTTGCTGTAAAATCGTTCTACCACCTCATCAATTTGCCCCTGTTCTAAAATATTAGACATAGCGCATTCCCCTTTTTATTAATAAAATTCTTTGCCTTCATTATAGTGGAAATAGTTAAGGAGATAAGTGAGATAGCTCACAATTATTGAACGATTAATTTATTTTTAAAGTGTTATATAGCGCATATCCTTACCATAACGAAAATAGGATGGTTTCAAGACCAAAAATAAAAATCACAATTTAAATACTTAAATATACGCGAAAGAAATGGAGGTTTCTTAAAAATGGCGAGCCAAACAGGGGCTATTGTCCAACATGCATTAGATGCTTTACTTGAAGATAAATCCTTTTTACCTAATTTACCTGATCGCGCTAGAGAACAAGCATTTACATCATTGGCAGCAATTCTTTCAACTCCAAATCATGTACATAAATCCTTTTTAAGAATCCCATTAGAAAAAGGGAAAATTGTACGCATCCCTGCCTTTCGTGTTCAACATAATGACACACTTGGGCCTTATAAAGGAGGGATTCGCTTTCACGAATCGGTGAATGAAGATGAAGTTGTAAATCTCGCTGCTTTAATGACGTTGAAAAATGCGCTTCATGAAGTTCCTTTTGGCGGAGGAAAAGGAGGCGTTGTCATTAATCCAAGAGATTTCACTGAAAGGGAACTGCATTTAATATGTGAAAAATATGTTCGATACTTTAGTGATATTCTAGGGCCTGACAAGGATATCCCCGCACCCGATGTTGGTACAGGGGATCGTGAAATGGACTGGATGATGGCAGAATATAAAAGCATCCGACCTGGTAAACCGTATAGAGGTAGTTTCACAGGGAAGAGTGTTGTTAATGGCGGTTCATTAGGACGAAGAGAAGCTACAGGTAAAGGTGTTTATTTTACCTTTCGTTTCATGCTCTACGATTTCTTGAAAGATCATAGCAAGTGGCTTACTGAAACTAATAATAGCTTTGCCAAAACAGCATTAGCTCTCGCTGATCGCTCACTAAAAGTAGCAGTTCAAGGGTTTGGAAATGTAGGGTCCATAACGGCTCTTGAGGCTTACCACTGTACACATTTAAAAAATAAAGTGGTTGCTGTAAGTGACCGTAATGTTACCTTATACAACTCAGATGGATTAAATATCCCAGCATTAGTTGAGTTTACAACGAAGAATGGAGGAGACCTCCCTACTACAGAAGAACAGCTGTCTCAGAATAAAATTAAAGCTGAGATTAAAACCCGAGATGAAGTTCTTTATCTTGATATTGATGTATTGATCTTGGCTGCATTGGAGGATCAAATTCACCAAAGTAATATGGAGCAGGTGAAAGCAAAAATGATTGTAGAAGGAGCAAATGCACCAGTTACCGGTGAAGCAGATAAGTACCTGAGTGACAAAGGTGTCATTATTGTCCCTGATATTCTTGCAAACGCAGGAGGGGTCATCGTTTCGTATTTTGAATGGCTCCAAGGCCGTGAAACTCAATTTTACAGTGAAGAAGAAGTGTTTAAGCTGCTTTTTGACAAGATGGAAGTAACAATGGATACAATTCTCCCCCAGTTTTTTGGTGATCCATTTTCTTTGCGTCAAAACTGCTATATTCATGCTGTTATGAAGTTATGCACGATTTTGTATCGTCAGGGTAAATTGTATTAAGATTTATAATGGGGGAGAGGAAATCTCTATTCCCCCATTGTTAACCTTAATTAAGTAGG encodes:
- a CDS encoding ABC transporter ATP-binding protein gives rise to the protein MSILQVRHLTKIYEGKIAQTALDNISFSIEKEEFVGIMGPSGSGKTTLLNLIATIDQPTSGEILINGKNPHHLNRKDTALFRRHELGFVFQHYNLLDTLTVEENIVLPLTLDGEQVEEMDKKVTYLAKKLGIEQILGKRTYEISGGQMQRTAIARAIIHEPSLILADEPTGNLDSKASKDVMDTLSSLNKEEGATTLMVTHDPVAASYCNRVIFIKDGKLYNEIYCGENRQTFYQKIIDMLSLLGGNSHDLSTIRL
- a CDS encoding sensor histidine kinase, translating into MKLFIRDHLPLTFFYFIQLLVVLLLFLLDGFDHWATMVYACFLSTCIFIGYLFLRYVTNRSFYKRLSTPPSSLSDVNIELQSAPLPESLDRFQKQQMQNYKQELYTYKHKLDHHIQFINQWVHQMKTPISVIHLSIQDLEDELLESIDEELDRLKKGLEMVLFSSRLDMFERDFHVETIQLKELVRKLTSSQKRLFIRNRVYPELAIDPSIKVVSDEKWLSFVVSQLMTNSVRYTVEKGKKIVFRGSRNENKTVLEVIDQGVGIPKSDLPRVFDPYFTGENGRDFQESTGMGLYLVKQICDKLGHRVEIESDVNSGTIVRIVF
- a CDS encoding response regulator transcription factor, which codes for MFKIFIVEDDGKLVSLLEDFLTKYEYETYSVKNFDTVLPQFEQIEPHLVLLDVNLPKYDGYYWCRQIRKISTCPILFVSARDAKMDQVMALENGADDYITKPFDYEIVLAKIKSLLRRAYGSYATNQNGWNVNVNGLILDVERLELRLGQQKIELSHTEARILEELMKKADRVVSRDRLLEKIWDEQAFVDDNTLNVYITRVRKKLAQCHINDALQTVRGKGYQLKANWSIES
- a CDS encoding twin-arginine translocase TatA/TatE family subunit, with product MLQNIGVPGLILLLILALIIFGPSKLPEIGRAFGNTLREFKNSAKDLMSEEQEKVDTRHSK
- a CDS encoding metallophosphoesterase family protein codes for the protein MSNMDHTKGLDRRSFLKIGGMSTLALTLATTGLPGDLLTNTVQAKGQEHTKLQFNSNGKFKVVQFNDTQDDERIDRRTIELMEKVLDSEKPDFVVINGDCITGGCDTELEMKQALNNVAQPMEERKIKWAVTFGNHDEDSSSKSGMYEEDMLKFYMSYKYNMNEPGEKGITGTGNMNLLIRQSKGKNAAFNLWLLDSGRYAPSQIAGQDFKGYPTWDWLRFNQINWYYEKSKGIEKQYGYKVPSLVFIHIPLWEHRFMWYGSVDSRTSASHDLAMKRHNIVGERNEDECPGPVNSGLFSAMLDRGDVKGVFCGHDHINTYCGNYYGIMLGYAGNTGFGTYGLSGAERNRLRGARVFNLDENKEGVLVDTHMVFAKDYGIDLTANDQSIDPLPLINEKEKIKG
- a CDS encoding DeoR/GlpR family DNA-binding transcription regulator, which gives rise to MNTSYMTERQKIIIRELEIKNKISVVDLALKLNVTPETIRKDLSTLEAKRKLRRIHGGAIQYFGLIKEPHFNKKVGISHNQKKLIGEAAATFIMDGETVVLDVGSTTLHIASSIKNVQNATIVTNSLAAAEILNNRLENRLFDGKVIVLGGTTNPLQRSISGSLTNMLLENFYFDKAFISCGGVNKDGICDFNIDEAAASSIMIKKASQVFVVADSSKMNQRALFQIGSFSSIDYVITDSEMPNDWSKDAMVRGLNWVNVGDSQ
- a CDS encoding histidinol phosphate phosphatase domain-containing protein; this encodes MKIDYHVHLEEGPYSFRWLEKTYHNLLTGQPISELKHSKQWLSESLLLLSERMAKGAYDPSWLDLYLENAKKKGLKEVGIVDHLYRFTESRNYFKKHILLDDSRLGSLQKQWLDLVMTESMGDFVKAITASKEKWEKQGIKLKIGLEADYFEAGEDELTEILGKHEWDFIHGSVHFVRGWGFDNPQTKDEFKKYDLYELYKEFFQTIENATRSGLFDFISHLDNLKVFGYRPNESELIPLYKKVVKALKQMNVATEINAGLYYRFPVKEICPNETFLDLLIEENIPLLISSDAHFPEDIGAFVHENIEMLQQKGVKEIATFEKRNRVMKPLSL
- a CDS encoding MFS transporter, whose protein sequence is MNTNHSTQKISLYYHLFFVVITFIYWFSLYIYVPIFVEYLDYLGGAYTLIGFIAGSYGIMQILLRFPLGIISDKMQIRKPFIIVGLVTGVISCFGFALTESLSFAFASRVISGVTASMWVAFTVLYASYFRAEETTKAMGNIQFVTVASQLISMGLSGYLVSEWGWKTPFWLGGILGCIGIVMSFWVREVGNQTSNQKIEFKELRDVIKEPLVIKVALLSALANGVLFITMFGFTPTYALNIGATKDSLIVLVFSFMIPHAVAPIITGRYLLNRFNKWSILLVGFLGTFLFSAVIPFITNLEILYVTQMLNGYAQGMTIPLLMGMAIQTIPLNKRATAMGLFQAIYAIGIFVGPFAAGAVSQNINFATVFYLAGAIGLLGLALSVVWGREKSTHAVPLKQKSI
- the hmpA gene encoding NO-inducible flavohemoprotein codes for the protein MLSPEKIAIIKSTVPVLEKHGVEITTRFYQLLFESHPELLNVFNQANQKRGRQQTALANAVYAAASHIENLGEILDEVKLIAHKHRSLGIKPEQYPIVGENLLKAIKDVLGDAATDEIIDAWSDAYNMIADAFIGIEADLYQQASEQPGGWKDFRKFVVDRKVEESSVITSFYLKPKDQKEIAQFIPGQYISVKVEVPDEKYTQIREYSLSDSPGKNYYRISVKSEDEMNNSPEGVVSNYLHSKIQEGDTIEISAPAGVFTLDTNTNQPVVLISGGVGVTPLMSMLNSLVDSQSRKDIYFIHSAINSEYHAFKDHVEKLSSEHDNIKSFVCYEKPTEDDQKNKNYDKEGYLDLNWLHSILPSNEASFYFCGPIPFMKAVYGALKQWQVSEEHIHYEFFGPAGTLEGDGDFEPALDD